A DNA window from Syngnathus typhle isolate RoL2023-S1 ecotype Sweden linkage group LG2, RoL_Styp_1.0, whole genome shotgun sequence contains the following coding sequences:
- the LOC133144635 gene encoding lithostathine-1-alpha-like translates to MAFTLGSLVLLCGISGLLTGVWSAKIVPVKGNNCPKGWTQLDCFCYIYESESRTFADAESVCNILGGNLVSIQNELENAVVLELIRAASDTNQAWIGLTDAVLNGDFMWTDGSNVDFINFDGGAAADGGDCVEMETDDGEWDDVPCATESSYVCIKEAHH, encoded by the exons ATGGCATTCACTCTTGGCTCATtggtcctcctttgcgggatcagCGGACTGCTGACTGGAGTC TGGTCCGCCAAAATTGTTCCTGTGAAAG GCAATAACTGTCCAAAAGGCTGGACTCAGTTGGACTGTTTCTGTTACATCTATGAATCTGAGAGCAGAACTTTTGCTGATGCCGAG AGCGTCTGCAACATTCTTGGTGGGAATCTGGTCTCCATTCAGAATGAGCTGGAAAATGCGGTGGTTCTTGAACTGATTCGGGCAGCTAGTGATACCAACCAAGCCTGGATTGGTCTCACTGATGCAGTTTTG AATGGTGATTTCATGTGGACTGATGGCTCAAATGTGGACTTCATCAATTTTGATGGAGGAGCGGCCGCTGACGGCGGTGACTGTGTGGAGATGGAAACAGATG atggaGAGTGGGACGATGTGCCTTGCGCAACAGAGAGCTCGTACGTTTGCATCAAGGAGGCGCATCACTAA
- the LOC133144640 gene encoding lithostathine-1-beta-like, with translation MAFTLGSLVLLCGISGLLTGVRSATIVPVKGNNCPKGWTQLDCFCYIYESESRTFADAESVCNILGGNLVSIQNELENAVVLELIRAASDTNQAWIGLNDGVENGDFMWTDGSNVDFINFDGGAAADGGDCVEMETDDGEWDDVPCATDSPYVCIKEVHH, from the exons ATGGCATTCACTCTTGGCTCATtggtcctcctttgcgggatcagCGGACTGCTGACTGGAGTC CGGTCCGCCACAATTGTTCCTGTGAAAG GCAATAACTGTCCAAAAGGCTGGACTCAGTTGGACTGTTTCTGTTACATCTATGAATCTGAGAGCAGAACTTTTGCTGATGCCGAG AGCGTCTGCAACATTCTTGGTGGGAATCTGGTCTCCATTCAGAATGAGCTGGAAAATGCGGTGGTTCTTGAACTGATTCGGGCGGCTAGTGATACCAACCAAGCCTGGATTGGTCTCAATGATGGAGTTGAG AATGGTGATTTCATGTGGACTGATGGCTCAAATGTGGACTTCATCAATTTTGATGGAGGAGCGGCCGCTGACGGCGGTGACTGTGTGGAGATGGAAACAGATG atggaGAGTGGGACGATGTGCCTTGCGCAACAGACAGCCCGTACGTTTGCATCAAGGAGGTGCATCACTAA